From Microcoleus sp. bin38.metabat.b11b12b14.051, one genomic window encodes:
- a CDS encoding CsbD family protein — MSIENRVEATAKNIEGKIQEAVSEVTGNQKDKLEGQAKQDEASAIHMKEDLKDKAKEIVDRA, encoded by the coding sequence ATGAGCATTGAAAATAGAGTCGAAGCAACAGCTAAGAATATTGAAGGCAAAATTCAAGAAGCTGTGAGCGAAGTTACAGGCAACCAGAAAGATAAATTAGAAGGTCAAGCCAAGCAGGACGAAGCCTCAGCAATCCACATGAAAGAAGACCTCAAAGATAAAGCAAAAGAGATTGTAGATCGAGCTTAG
- a CDS encoding DJ-1/PfpI family protein: protein MTAKKILMLVGDFAEDYEVMVPFQALQMVGHTVHAVCPEKAAGQTIRTAIHDFEGDQTYSEKPGHNFTLNATFDEINAADYDALIIPGGRAAEYIRLNQKVLQITRYFANSKKPIASICHGLQVLTAAGVLEGKRCTAYPACSPDVLRAGGKYTEVPVTEAVVDGNLVTAPAWPAHPNWLAEFLKVLGTKIEHSEKVAVS from the coding sequence ATGACAGCCAAAAAAATATTAATGCTAGTCGGCGACTTTGCTGAAGACTACGAAGTAATGGTACCATTCCAAGCATTACAAATGGTAGGTCACACCGTCCATGCAGTCTGCCCAGAAAAAGCTGCCGGCCAAACAATTCGCACCGCAATTCACGACTTTGAAGGCGACCAAACCTACAGCGAAAAACCCGGTCACAACTTTACTTTAAACGCAACTTTTGACGAAATCAACGCCGCAGATTACGACGCTTTGATTATCCCCGGAGGAAGGGCCGCAGAATACATCCGCCTCAACCAAAAAGTGCTGCAAATTACCCGCTACTTTGCCAACAGCAAAAAGCCGATCGCATCTATTTGTCACGGATTGCAAGTCCTCACCGCCGCCGGCGTACTCGAAGGCAAACGCTGCACCGCATACCCAGCTTGCAGCCCCGACGTACTCCGGGCCGGCGGCAAATATACCGAAGTTCCCGTTACCGAAGCCGTAGTCGATGGCAACTTAGTCACAGCCCCCGCGTGGCCAGCCCATCCTAACTGGTTGGCTGAATTTCTCAAAGTTTTGGGAACAAAAATCGAACATTCCGAAAAAGTCGCCGTTTCTTGA
- the petN gene encoding cytochrome b6-f complex subunit PetN produces the protein MDILSLGWVSVLVLFSFSISMVIWGRNGF, from the coding sequence ATGGATATTTTGTCACTCGGTTGGGTTTCAGTGCTAGTTTTGTTCTCCTTCTCAATTTCAATGGTAATTTGGGGCCGCAACGGTTTCTAG
- a CDS encoding SDR family oxidoreductase yields MTDKSHIFLAGASRGVGLEIAKCLVAQKMQVTALLRSPANRTELEAMGIKVMTGDALDAAAIEAAMAGSEPIHAAISTIGGLPQDGERADYLGNKNLIDAAVKAGVQKFILVSSIGSGNTAAALPPQALETLRPVLIEKEKAENHLIASGMIYTVIRPGGLKSEPATGNGVLTEDCRIAGTIHRADVAQLVCQCLVSDAANHKVLSAVDKQMVYGNLEYEVLGWE; encoded by the coding sequence ATGACAGATAAATCCCACATCTTTTTAGCGGGTGCTAGCCGAGGCGTTGGCTTAGAAATCGCGAAATGTCTGGTAGCACAAAAGATGCAAGTAACTGCACTTTTGCGATCGCCCGCGAACCGTACCGAATTAGAAGCAATGGGCATCAAAGTCATGACAGGCGACGCTTTAGACGCTGCGGCTATCGAAGCTGCGATGGCTGGAAGCGAACCAATCCATGCTGCAATCAGCACCATTGGCGGCCTACCACAAGATGGAGAAAGAGCCGATTATTTGGGCAACAAAAACTTGATTGATGCTGCTGTCAAAGCAGGCGTGCAAAAATTTATTTTAGTCTCATCCATCGGTAGCGGTAACACTGCCGCCGCTTTACCGCCGCAAGCTTTAGAAACATTGCGCCCGGTGTTAATTGAAAAGGAAAAAGCCGAAAATCATTTGATAGCAAGCGGCATGATTTATACTGTGATTCGTCCGGGCGGATTGAAATCGGAACCTGCAACGGGTAATGGTGTTTTAACAGAAGATTGTCGAATTGCGGGAACAATTCATCGGGCGGATGTCGCGCAGTTAGTTTGTCAGTGTTTAGTTTCCGATGCTGCTAATCATAAAGTTTTGTCGGCGGTTGACAAGCAAATGGTTTACGGCAATTTAGAATATGAAGTATTAGGCTGGGAATAA
- a CDS encoding bifunctional 2-polyprenyl-6-hydroxyphenol methylase/3-demethylubiquinol 3-O-methyltransferase UbiG yields the protein MDKREEITIAEYQTTAESFREGTWHHDVSQNRDALTAAMPRNPGKILDIGCGPGRDLVAFKSQKHTVVGLDATPAFVEIAKKLSGCEVWQQSFLELDLPKAEFDGIFANASLIHVPSDKMVKVLQDLHKTLVIGGAIVMSMCRGNWEGYDERPTGKRYTAGWEYETLTPCLEQAGFTIVSHYYRPPGLPHEAQSWVVIVGKKNLT from the coding sequence GTGGACAAACGCGAAGAAATTACGATCGCAGAATACCAGACAACCGCCGAATCTTTCCGAGAAGGAACATGGCATCACGACGTATCCCAAAATCGCGATGCACTGACCGCTGCCATGCCGCGCAACCCCGGTAAAATCCTCGACATAGGATGCGGGCCAGGACGAGACTTAGTAGCCTTCAAGAGCCAAAAACATACAGTTGTAGGCTTAGATGCAACTCCAGCTTTTGTAGAAATAGCCAAGAAGTTATCCGGCTGCGAAGTTTGGCAACAATCATTTCTAGAACTAGACTTACCAAAGGCAGAATTTGACGGTATTTTCGCCAATGCTTCCCTAATTCACGTTCCCAGCGACAAAATGGTAAAAGTCCTCCAAGACTTGCACAAAACATTAGTAATTGGCGGTGCAATTGTCATGTCAATGTGTCGAGGAAATTGGGAAGGATACGACGAACGGCCGACAGGAAAACGGTATACTGCGGGATGGGAATACGAAACCTTAACACCCTGTTTAGAACAAGCAGGATTTACCATTGTCAGCCACTACTATCGCCCTCCCGGCTTGCCTCACGAAGCCCAATCTTGGGTAGTAATCGTCGGCAAAAAAAATCTAACGTAA